In Bacteroides cellulosilyticus, the genomic stretch TATCGCCGTTACAACATACGTCCCGATCATCCGGCTATTGTTAAGGGCAAAGCAGGCTCTCCTTATGCCATCAAGGATTATTATGACGTGGACCCGGACTTGGCAAACGATGTACCGGAACGTATGAAGGAATTTGAAAATCTGGTACAACGTACTCATCGCAGCGGTCTGAAAGTCATTATCGATTTTGTTCCGAATCACGTTGCCCGCCAATATCATTCGGATGCACAACCTGACGGAACTTCACAGTTGGGTGCAAATGATGATCCTAATTACGCTTTCAGCCCATATAATAATTTTTACTATATCCCTCAATCTGAATTGCACGGTCAGTTCGATATGAAAGGATCGGCTGCGGAACCTTATAAAGAATGTCCTGCCAAAGCTACGGGGAACAATCGCTTCGATGCTTATCCCAACATCACCGACTGGTACGAAACCGTGAAGCTGAATTATGGAGTGGACTATCAGAATGGTGGAACCTGTCACTTCAATCCCACTCCGGACACCTGGATAAAGATGCTGGATATCCTTCTTTTCTGGGCAGACAAGAATATCGACGGCTTTCGTTGTGACATGGCGGAAATGGTTCCGGTTGAATTCTGGGAATGGGTGATTCCACAAGTGAAAGAAAAGCATCCTGACTTGTTGTTCATTGCAGAGGTTTATAATCCGGCAGAATATCAGAATTACATATTCCGTGGAAAATTCGATTATCTATATGACAAGGTAGGACTTTATGATACGCTTCGCAATGTGATTTGCGGCTATGATTCGGCTACGGCCATTACACGTTCCTGGCAAAGTCTGGGTGGCATCGAGAAACGAATGCTGAATTTCCTGGAGAATCATGACGAACAGCGCATTGCTTCTGATTTCTTTGCCGGAAATCCGCGTAAAGCAGTTCCGGGACTGATTGTTTCAGCTTGCATGAATACTAATCCGATGATGATTTATTTCGGGCAGGAATTCGGTGAACTGGGCATGGATAGCGAAGGTTTCAGTGGCAGAGACGGGCGTACCACTATTTTTGATTATTGGAGCGTGGATACTATTCGTCGTTGGCGGAATGGCGGAAAGTTTGACGGCAAAATGCTGACGGAAGACCAGAAACACATCCATAGTATCTACCAACGCATCCTGACGCTTTGTAACAAAGAAAAAGCAATCACTGAAGGAGAATTCTTCGATCTGATGTATGCCAACGCCAATGGCTGGCGCTTCAATGAGCATAAACAATACACATTCTTACGCAAAGCTGGAAAAGAGTTATTGTTCATTATCGTAAACTTTGACCACATTTCAGTAGATGTGGCTATCAATGTACCTTCTCATGCCTTTGATTTCCTGCAAATACCACAGATGGATGTTTATCCGGCGGTAGATTTGCTAACCGGAAAGACGGAAAGTATTAGTTTGCTGCCTTATAAGGCTACGGAAATTTCTGTAGAGGGATATAGTGGAAAGATACTGAAAATCAAGCTATAATAAGATCTTCACCACGAAGTAACACAGAATTCTAAGACCTACTCAATTATTTGCGTAGGTCTTAGAATTCTGTGTTACTTCGTGGTACTTTCTCCTTCCAGTTTTTCCTTCAGCCTGTACAGACGCGTAATGGCCGGATTGTAAAACTCATCCGGATAATGCGCTTTGATATCGTTTATATTTGCCACCAC encodes the following:
- a CDS encoding DUF6965 family protein, translated to MEYKYDEESVNALMKWAENAQLPKELQLSEAENIMNLRQYVVANINDIKAHYPDEFYNPAITRLYRLKEKLEGESTTK
- a CDS encoding alpha-amylase family protein; amino-acid sequence: MGKDEKMIIYQVFTRLFGNNHNHCINNGNITENGCGKMADFTAKALNEIKKLGATHIWYTGIIEHATQTDYRRYNIRPDHPAIVKGKAGSPYAIKDYYDVDPDLANDVPERMKEFENLVQRTHRSGLKVIIDFVPNHVARQYHSDAQPDGTSQLGANDDPNYAFSPYNNFYYIPQSELHGQFDMKGSAAEPYKECPAKATGNNRFDAYPNITDWYETVKLNYGVDYQNGGTCHFNPTPDTWIKMLDILLFWADKNIDGFRCDMAEMVPVEFWEWVIPQVKEKHPDLLFIAEVYNPAEYQNYIFRGKFDYLYDKVGLYDTLRNVICGYDSATAITRSWQSLGGIEKRMLNFLENHDEQRIASDFFAGNPRKAVPGLIVSACMNTNPMMIYFGQEFGELGMDSEGFSGRDGRTTIFDYWSVDTIRRWRNGGKFDGKMLTEDQKHIHSIYQRILTLCNKEKAITEGEFFDLMYANANGWRFNEHKQYTFLRKAGKELLFIIVNFDHISVDVAINVPSHAFDFLQIPQMDVYPAVDLLTGKTESISLLPYKATEISVEGYSGKILKIKL